The Hydrogenobacter thermophilus TK-6 genome window below encodes:
- a CDS encoding CZB domain-containing protein — MPLTKVAKFLKDVDIFISQHSLYINKLERAIKEGTPFEHKDCHSCNFGKRWDELIAPVKEELPEDIRAVVEEIESIHCEFHEISMQIDPENRGETDAENLERGKDLSAELFQKLLSLKRLIDKEVKNS, encoded by the coding sequence ATGCCCCTGACCAAGGTTGCGAAGTTTCTAAAGGATGTGGATATATTTATCTCTCAGCACTCTCTTTACATAAACAAGCTGGAAAGAGCTATAAAGGAAGGCACACCCTTTGAGCACAAAGACTGCCATAGCTGTAATTTTGGCAAAAGGTGGGACGAGTTGATAGCTCCAGTAAAGGAGGAACTTCCAGAAGATATAAGAGCTGTGGTGGAGGAAATAGAGAGCATTCACTGTGAATTTCACGAGATTAGTATGCAGATAGACCCAGAAAATAGAGGGGAAACTGATGCGGAAAACCTTGAAAGAGGGAAAGACTTGTCAGCTGAACTTTTTCAAAAACTTTTATCTCTAAAACGGCTAATTGATAAGGAGGTTAAAAACAGTTGA
- the sreB gene encoding sulfur reductase subunit SreB, producing MAQFALVIDLNTCVGCHACATNCKEWNTQASFGPLSDFDPYGREPQGVWYNRIMTYEVGEFPNTQVFHLPKSCLHCQDAPCVPVCPTGASYKREQDGIVLVNYDDCIGCKLCSWSCPYGCREFDEADKVMKKCTLCIDRIYDETLPPEHRKPACVLTCPARARFFGDIEDPSSEAYKVIKERNGFVLFPDMGTNPANHYLPRTETKVHIDEHLLKPENPLFLEVVQRHYKGG from the coding sequence ATGGCTCAGTTTGCTTTGGTTATAGACTTAAACACCTGCGTAGGTTGTCATGCCTGTGCTACCAACTGTAAGGAGTGGAACACGCAGGCGTCCTTTGGTCCCCTCTCTGACTTTGACCCCTACGGGAGAGAGCCTCAGGGTGTATGGTACAACAGGATAATGACCTACGAGGTAGGTGAGTTTCCCAACACACAGGTGTTTCACCTTCCCAAGTCCTGCCTTCACTGTCAGGATGCGCCGTGCGTACCTGTGTGTCCCACGGGTGCCAGCTACAAGAGGGAGCAGGATGGGATTGTGCTCGTAAACTACGATGACTGCATAGGCTGTAAGCTCTGCTCTTGGTCCTGTCCTTATGGGTGTAGAGAGTTTGATGAGGCGGACAAAGTCATGAAAAAGTGCACCCTGTGCATAGACAGGATATACGACGAGACGCTCCCTCCCGAGCACAGAAAACCTGCCTGCGTGCTCACCTGTCCTGCAAGAGCCAGATTCTTTGGAGACATAGAAGACCCCAGCAGCGAAGCCTACAAAGTCATAAAGGAACGCAATGGCTTTGTATTGTTCCCCGACATGGGCACAAACCCAGCTAACCATTACCTTCCTAGGACAGAAACCAAAGTGCATATAGACGAGCACCTTCTAAAGCCCGAAAACCCACTATTCCTTGAGGTAGTACAAAGACATTATAAAGGAGGATAA
- a CDS encoding Uma2 family endonuclease, which produces MKVVLKKKKYTTQDYEKLPEGSPYQLIEGELIMSPAPSPEHQRVSIRLSSKLFNLLSKSKKGEVLYAPVDVYLNEENAYQPDIVVVLRDGKAKLTERGVEGPPDMVIEILSPSTAYYDLTEKKEVYERVGVKEYWIVDPKRKAIEVYKNTEKGFELYSKVKGSGKVKSSVIPEFEVELKEIFLEVD; this is translated from the coding sequence ATGAAAGTGGTTTTGAAAAAGAAAAAATACACCACTCAGGACTATGAAAAACTTCCAGAGGGTAGCCCCTACCAGCTGATAGAAGGAGAGCTTATTATGAGTCCAGCACCATCGCCTGAACATCAGAGGGTTTCCATCAGATTGTCATCAAAGCTCTTTAACCTACTTAGCAAGAGCAAAAAGGGTGAAGTTCTCTACGCTCCCGTAGATGTATACCTTAATGAAGAGAACGCATACCAGCCGGATATAGTGGTTGTCCTCAGAGACGGAAAGGCTAAGTTAACCGAAAGGGGTGTGGAGGGACCTCCGGACATGGTTATAGAGATACTCTCCCCTTCCACAGCCTACTATGACCTTACGGAGAAGAAAGAAGTCTATGAGAGGGTAGGCGTTAAGGAGTACTGGATAGTGGACCCAAAAAGAAAAGCGATAGAAGTATATAAGAATACCGAAAAGGGCTTTGAACTCTACTCAAAGGTAAAGGGTAGCGGAAAGGTAAAATCCTCGGTTATTCCCGAGTTTGAGGTGGAGCTAAAAGAAATCTTTTTGGAGGTAGACTGA
- a CDS encoding Uma2 family endonuclease translates to MKVLDKKTVKDYEALPEGSPYQLIEGELIMSPAPSPEHQRSSKRLFTKLYSFLEETKRGEVFYAPIDVYLDEENAYQPDIVVVLEGSKAQITEKGIEGAPDLVVEILSPSTAYYDLRVKKEVYEKAGVKEYWIVDPHMKSIEVYSNTPEGFRLVSEAKKEGKVRSELLRIELELKEVLG, encoded by the coding sequence ATGAAGGTGCTGGATAAAAAAACCGTAAAAGATTACGAAGCTCTTCCGGAAGGTAGCCCCTATCAGCTGATAGAAGGAGAGCTTATTATGAGTCCAGCACCATCGCCTGAGCATCAGAGAAGTTCCAAGAGACTGTTTACTAAACTTTACTCATTTCTTGAAGAAACAAAAAGAGGTGAGGTTTTCTACGCGCCCATAGATGTCTATCTGGATGAGGAGAACGCATACCAGCCGGACATAGTAGTAGTCTTGGAAGGCTCAAAAGCTCAGATAACGGAAAAAGGCATAGAAGGAGCGCCTGACCTTGTGGTGGAAATACTCTCTCCTTCCACAGCTTACTATGACCTTAGGGTAAAGAAGGAGGTTTACGAAAAAGCCGGTGTAAAAGAGTACTGGATAGTGGACCCACACATGAAGAGCATAGAGGTTTATTCAAACACTCCTGAGGGTTTCAGACTCGTCTCTGAAGCAAAAAAGGAAGGCAAGGTAAGGTCTGAGCTTCTTAGGATAGAACTGGAGCTAAAGGAGGTGCTTGGGTAG
- a CDS encoding IS200/IS605 family accessory protein TnpB-related protein: protein MITLHCKIAFESKKDKEKLMKLMRRFSSCYRYAYSRLLEKQERKDLKKELQKIFYLNSRYCDDAIFKAQSLINLCKETGKNPEKVIFGGRKLFEKLKKKHLNGQQLEKLRQKWEERRKGLLYSRGDKTKKGNLNTRIEFEKEKLTLRINTGDRNWIKADIKRTATRQNDKWINFIADLIRAEITGEYFPYSVEIRKINNNFYAFISYEEVKLEEPIITKDSGVIGIDINASPFHIAMASVKPDGNLEKTKRVSLAALLNKTKNQREYLSWQIAHQITDMAKEENKAIAIEKLQDIPRGERGDGSKKLRKRLQQWIYKGLLEKIKTLAKRKRIQVIEVNPAYTSVVGALKYAPQYSLDKDTAGAFVIGRKALGFKERLPENYKKLITDKEYLDFAMERLQEEKQKTQESLKEEKNQYKRKPIQKKLKELNKNLKIIQSLYSEPQAQEPVNRWKQQVRGLSWTSYKLWQIVKVALAIPVLGKSLSRDLSPLRGIIVSGDWDRVARRLAPVSWDRGYGMDEYRQLGTCPYLKEAGYKYPSPKCGFMHFG from the coding sequence ATGATAACACTACACTGTAAAATAGCTTTTGAAAGCAAAAAGGACAAAGAAAAGCTGATGAAATTGATGAGAAGGTTTTCATCCTGCTATAGGTATGCATACAGTAGACTACTTGAAAAACAAGAGAGAAAAGACCTTAAAAAAGAACTACAAAAGATATTCTACCTAAACTCAAGATATTGTGATGATGCTATATTTAAGGCACAAAGTCTTATAAACCTATGCAAAGAAACAGGGAAAAACCCAGAAAAAGTAATATTTGGTGGTAGAAAACTCTTTGAAAAATTAAAGAAAAAACACTTAAATGGACAGCAATTAGAAAAACTACGGCAAAAATGGGAAGAAAGAAGAAAAGGACTTTTATACTCAAGAGGAGACAAAACAAAGAAAGGAAACCTCAATACCAGAATAGAATTTGAGAAAGAGAAACTAACACTCAGAATAAACACAGGAGATAGAAACTGGATAAAAGCAGACATAAAAAGAACAGCAACCAGACAAAACGATAAATGGATAAACTTTATAGCAGACTTAATACGAGCAGAAATAACAGGAGAGTATTTCCCGTATTCAGTAGAGATAAGAAAGATAAACAATAACTTTTATGCATTCATAAGCTATGAAGAGGTGAAATTGGAAGAACCCATTATAACTAAAGACAGTGGCGTAATAGGGATAGACATAAACGCAAGCCCATTTCACATAGCTATGGCAAGTGTCAAACCAGATGGGAACTTAGAAAAGACAAAAAGGGTATCTTTAGCTGCTCTTTTGAATAAGACAAAAAACCAGAGGGAATACCTGTCTTGGCAAATAGCACATCAGATAACAGATATGGCTAAGGAAGAGAATAAAGCGATAGCTATAGAAAAATTACAAGATATACCAAGAGGTGAAAGAGGAGATGGTAGTAAGAAGCTAAGGAAGAGACTACAGCAATGGATATACAAAGGTTTGTTAGAGAAAATAAAAACACTTGCTAAAAGAAAACGCATTCAAGTTATAGAAGTAAACCCGGCTTACACATCAGTTGTGGGGGCGTTAAAGTACGCACCACAGTATAGTTTAGATAAAGACACGGCAGGAGCATTTGTAATAGGGAGAAAAGCATTAGGATTTAAAGAAAGGTTGCCAGAAAATTACAAAAAACTAATAACAGATAAAGAGTATTTGGATTTTGCGATGGAAAGACTACAAGAAGAAAAACAAAAAACACAAGAGAGTTTAAAAGAAGAGAAAAACCAGTATAAGAGAAAACCGATACAAAAGAAACTAAAAGAGCTAAACAAAAACTTAAAGATAATCCAAAGCCTTTACAGTGAGCCACAGGCTCAAGAACCTGTCAACCGATGGAAGCAGCAGGTGAGAGGCTTGTCTTGGACAAGTTATAAGCTGTGGCAAATTGTGAAGGTAGCCCTTGCTATCCCTGTTCTGGGTAAGTCTCTAAGCAGGGACTTATCACCCTTGAGAGGTATAATAGTTTCAGGGGATTGGGACAGAGTAGCAAGAAGGTTAGCTCCTGTTTCTTGGGACAGGGGCTATGGTATGGACGAATACCGCCAGCTGGGGACATGTCCATACCTGAAAGAGGCGGGATACAAATACCCCAGCCCAAAGTGCGGTTTTATGCACTTTGGATAA
- the sreC gene encoding DmsC/YnfH family molybdoenzyme membrane anchor subunit: MHPPLSLIWFFLTAGTSIGLFSFIYLTDFLSLFGLNTSLPPNMILFSCVISLVLIALGAIGASFHLGHKLRAWKAIKRFHTSWLSREAVFSGAYGFTLLLYGVSYYFNLHPAVQHFFGISTLLLGWLSAFSTAMIYASNRFVLEWNTSLTVLYYLNMYLMLGSSAFLATAYHYKPELIKPYLLLALLFVFLGLALRIAFNVRQFFLKRPTINEALNLPHNRPVKVLDTGTTTNNYCTEEFYYRRGKEMLSFVLPLAYIFTFVIPLMLLLYSLISANYKYAFYALAYASLFVGSALERWSFFVEGNHVQNLFYGLYPEEGYRLRKGYMEKKKTKISLRS, encoded by the coding sequence ATGCATCCACCGCTGTCGCTCATATGGTTTTTCCTTACAGCAGGCACATCTATAGGGCTTTTCAGCTTTATCTATCTTACAGATTTCCTGTCCCTCTTTGGTTTAAACACAAGCCTCCCCCCTAACATGATACTCTTTTCGTGCGTAATATCTTTGGTGCTTATAGCTCTTGGAGCCATTGGTGCAAGCTTTCACCTGGGACATAAGCTAAGGGCTTGGAAAGCCATAAAAAGATTCCACACCTCTTGGCTTTCGCGCGAAGCTGTCTTTAGCGGAGCTTATGGCTTTACACTGCTTCTTTATGGTGTTTCTTACTACTTTAACCTCCACCCAGCGGTACAGCACTTTTTTGGCATCTCTACCCTTTTATTAGGTTGGCTCTCTGCCTTTTCCACAGCCATGATATACGCCTCTAATAGGTTTGTGCTTGAGTGGAATACTTCCCTAACAGTACTTTATTACCTCAACATGTATCTTATGCTTGGCTCCTCTGCCTTTTTGGCTACAGCGTACCACTACAAGCCCGAGCTTATAAAACCCTATCTGCTCCTTGCTCTTCTGTTTGTATTCTTAGGGCTTGCGTTAAGAATTGCCTTCAATGTAAGACAGTTCTTCTTAAAAAGACCCACCATCAATGAAGCTTTGAACCTTCCCCACAACAGACCAGTAAAAGTGCTGGATACAGGCACCACCACCAACAATTACTGCACAGAGGAGTTTTACTACAGGCGTGGCAAAGAGATGCTCAGTTTTGTACTACCTTTAGCATACATCTTTACCTTTGTAATCCCCCTGATGCTTTTGCTTTACTCACTTATAAGTGCCAACTATAAGTATGCTTTTTACGCTCTTGCCTATGCCAGCCTTTTTGTAGGAAGTGCATTAGAAAGGTGGTCCTTCTTTGTAGAAGGTAATCATGTACAGAACCTCTTTTACGGGCTTTATCCTGAAGAAGGCTACAGGCTCAGAAAGGGCTACATGGAGAAGAAGAAAACCAAAATAA